In Physeter macrocephalus isolate SW-GA chromosome 2, ASM283717v5, whole genome shotgun sequence, a single window of DNA contains:
- the LOC102984602 gene encoding LOW QUALITY PROTEIN: olfactory receptor 2T27-like (The sequence of the model RefSeq protein was modified relative to this genomic sequence to represent the inferred CDS: substituted 1 base at 1 genomic stop codon), which translates to MDKSNESPNTDFILLGLFSGMKHVNFLVSAILLIYTVALTTNSILILLIWVDSHLHTPMFFLLSQLALMDMTLISSTVPKMATDFFSGRRNISQVVCGTQIFFFLTLGIVECILITLMSYDQYVAMCNPLRYALIMSQKVCLQMAAISWVGGTLTSLAHMAYTMHFPFCGSREISHFLCEVMAILKLAYEDVSAYEKAVVTTTIMVLFSPLSFILSSYALIFLAVLRMNSPEGRNXALATCSSHLTVVILYFGPAMLVYMRPSSYHSPKLDQVLFMLGAILTPMMNPLIYSLRNKEVVCALKKVLGCCLTSN; encoded by the coding sequence ATGGATAAAAGCAATGAGTCTCCAAATACAGATTTCATCCTCTTGGGCCTCTTCTCTGGTATGAAACATGTCAACTTCCTTGTTTCTGCCATCCTCCTGATCTACACTGTGGCTCTCACCACAAACTCCATCCTTATTCTCCTGATCTGGGTGGATTCTCACCTCCACACACCCATGTTCTTCCTGCTCAGCCAACTGGCTCTCATGGACATGACGTTAATCTCTAGCACAGTGCCCAAGATGGCAACTGACTTCTTCTCTGGGAGGAGAAACATATCACAAGTGGTCTGTGGGACTCAGATCTTCTTCTTCCTGACTCTAGGAATTGTTGAGTGCATCCTCATCACCCTCATGTCCTATGACCAGTATGTGGCCATGTGCAACCCTCTGAGATATGCCCTCATCATGAGCCAGAAGGTCTGTCTGCAGATGGCTGCCATCTCCTGGGTTGGGGGCACCCTTACATCACTCGCACACATGGCCTACACCATGCATTTCCCCTTCTGTGGTTCCAGAGAGATTTCCCATTTCCTCTGTGAGGTCATGGCCATTCTAAAATTGGCCTATGAAGACGTCTCTGCCTATGAGAAGGCTGTGGTGACAACAACCATCATGGTGCTCTTCAGCCCCTTGTCCTTCATCCTGTCCTCTTATGCTCTCATCTTCCTTGCTGTCCTCCGCATGAACTCCCCTGAGGGTAGGAACTAAGCCCTGGCCACCTGTTCCTCCCACCTGACTGTGGTGATTCTCTACTTTGGTCCAGCCATGCTGGTCTACATGAGACCTAGTTCTTACCACAGTCCCAAGCTGGACCAGGTTCTTTTTATGCTTGGTGCCATCCTCACTCCTATGATGAATCCCCTCATATACAGTCTGAGGAACAAGGAGGTGGTGTGTGCTTTGAAAAAGGTGTTGGGATGCTGCCTAACCTCAAATTAG
- the PGBD2 gene encoding piggyBac transposable element-derived protein 2, translating into MASSSSSLTTGRRTGSKLKSMKLLEVLNALEEEESGQSREEIFIAPPNNASGDFTDEDSGDEDSRRGTHLPGNVLHAFVVPEDSGTGEDDDDLQLQPAMKKQKAVVEPQHVWTKRDICPDFTSWTASDPHMEDLKSQELSPVGLFELFFDEGTINFIVNETNRYAWQKNINLGLTAQELKCVLGILILSGYISYPRRRMFWETSPDSHHHLVADAIRRDRFELIFSYLHFADNNELDESDRFAKVRPLIVRMNYNFQKHAPLEEFYSFGESMCEYFGHRGSKHLPAGKPVRLGYKIWCGTTSRGYLVWFEPSQGTLFTKPDRGLDLGGSMVVKFVDALQTRGCLPYHIFFDKVFTSVKLMSILRKKGVKATGTVREYRTERCPLKDPKELKRMKRGSFDYKVDESEEIIVCRWHDSSVVNICSNAVGIEPAGLTNHHSGAAKTQAQVHQPSLLRLYQEKVGGVGRMDQNIAKYKVKIRGMKWYSSFIGYVIDAALNNAWQLHRICCHDAQVDLLAFRRYVACVYLESNADTSSQGRRSRRLETESRFDMIGHWIIHQDKRTRCALCHSQTNTRCEKCQKGVHAKCFRAYHIR; encoded by the coding sequence CAGCCTCACTACCGGGAGAAGAACCGGCTCAAAGCTGAAGTCCATGAAGTTGCTTGAGGTTCTGAATGctctggaggaggaggaatcTGGCCAGAGTAGGGAGGAGATCTTCATTGCACCGCCCAACAATGCTTCAGGGGACTTCACTGATGAGGACTCAGGTGATGAAGATAGCCGGCGAGGAACCCACCTGCCTGGCAATGTGCTCCATGCCTTTGTTGTGCCTGAGGACTCCGGCACCGGGGAGGATGATGATGACCTGCAGCTGCAGCCAGCCATGAAGAAGCAAAAGGCAGTAGTGGAACCTCAGCATGTTTGGACCAAAAGAGATATCTGCCCGGACTTCACCAGTTGGACAGCATCAGATCCTCATATGGAGGATCTCAAAAGCCAGGAACTGAGTCCTGTAGGCCTCTTTGAATTGTTTTTTGATGAAGGAacaattaattttattgttaatGAAACCAATCGTTATGCTTGGCAGAAGAATATCAACCTGGGTCTCACAGCCCAGGAATTGAAGTGTGTTTTGGGCATTTTGATTTTAAGTGGGTATATCTCCTATCCAAGGAGAAGGATGTTTTGGGAAACATCCCCTGATTCACATCATCATCTTGTGGCTGATGCAATTAGAAGGGACAGATTTGAACTGATCTTCTCATACCTGCATTTTGCAGATAACAATGAGCTTGATGAAAGTGATAGGTTTGCCAAGGTGAGGCCTCTCATTGTCCGCATGAACTACAATTTCCAGAAGCATGCGCCCTTGGAAGAGTTCTACAGCTTTGGCGAGTCTATGTGTGAGTACTTTGGACACCGGGGGTCCAAGCATCTGCCTGCGGGGAAACCTGTGCGGCTGGGCTACAAGATCTGGTGTGGGACGACCAGCAGGGGCTATTTGGTGTGGTTCGAGCCCTCACAGGGCACACTGTTCACTAAGCCAGACAGGGGCCTGGACCTAGGAGGCAGTATGGTGGTGAAATTTGTGGATGCACTTCAGACACGTGGGTGTCTGCCATACCACATATTTTTTGACAAGGTTTTTACAAGTGTCAAATTGATGTCCATTTTAAGGAAGAAAGGAGTGAAGGCCACAGGAACTGTTCGTGAGTACAGAACTGAACGATGTCCCCTTAAAGATCCCAAAGAACTGAAGAGAATGAAGAGGGGTTCGTTTGATTACAAAGTTGATGAGAGTGAGGAGATCATCGTGTGCCGCTGGCATGATAGCAGTGTGGTCAACATCTGCTCCAACGCTGTGGGCATAGAGCCAGCGGGGCTGACCAACCATCACTCGGGAGCAGCCAAGACGCAGGCCCAGGTTCATCAGCCATCCCTGCTGAGGCTGTACCAGGAGAAGGTCGGGGGTGTCGGCCGCATGGACCAGAACATCGCCAAGTACAAGGTGAAGATCCGGGGTATGAAGTGGTACTCGAGTTTCATTGGCTATGTTATTGACGCTGCTCTTAACAATGCATGGCAGCTGCACAGGATATGCTGCCATGATGCCCAGGTGGACCTTCTGGCCTTTCGGAGATATGTGGCCTGCGTGTACCTAGAGAGCAACGCGGATACATCATCCCAAGGGAGGCGAAGCAGGCGGCTGGAAACCGAGAGCCGCTTTGACATGATTGGGCACTGGATCATCCACCAGGACAAGAGGACCCGGTGTGCCCTGTGCCACTCACAGACCAACACCCGCTGTGAGAAGTGCCAGAAGGGCGTCCATGCCAAGTGCTTCAGGGCGTACCACATCCGGTAA